A single Brevundimonas sp. M20 DNA region contains:
- a CDS encoding class I adenylate-forming enzyme family protein, whose protein sequence is MTHPIRALYENAAAKADRAALYDGDVTLTHGALIALVERAAADLTARGIQPGDRIGLCAANSWRHVVAYLAILRANAVWTPLNPRNGAGLNGDFQRRAGLALTLHDAGSIGVLGATRRPLPLEAWLDSLPDVAPPAIFDDPAAPFALKFTGGSTGVPKGVIQSQASGAAALRSLRQFYGFTADDVNLAVAPLTHGAAHYVLPGLAAGGAHVLLATPDRAAILSELKHRVSVVFMPPTLIALLMGETDFGPDDFPRLRHLTWSAAPMSPGRVAQAVCRFGPVLSSLYGQTEAPMAITGLTAAETADPALRSSVGRPFPGTPVGLLTREGHVVPRGEGEVVVGGDLARTEYLDAPDLTAASRHEGWLKTGDIGRIDADGRLTLIGRSKELIITGGYNVYPGEVEAALNAHPAVREACAFGLPDDVWGERLEAAVAVDARFVDDDAIRAFVRDAIGPVRTPKRLHLMPALPRNPVGKVVRGEVRSLLYPDANTAEEARP, encoded by the coding sequence ATGACCCACCCGATCCGCGCCCTTTACGAAAACGCCGCCGCCAAGGCCGACCGGGCAGCCCTGTACGACGGCGACGTGACCCTGACCCACGGCGCGCTGATCGCCCTCGTCGAGCGCGCCGCCGCCGACCTGACGGCCCGCGGGATCCAGCCCGGCGACCGCATCGGCCTGTGCGCGGCGAACAGTTGGCGGCATGTCGTCGCCTACCTCGCCATCCTGCGCGCCAATGCGGTCTGGACGCCGCTCAATCCACGCAACGGCGCCGGGCTGAACGGGGACTTCCAGCGTCGCGCCGGGCTGGCGCTGACCCTGCACGACGCAGGCTCTATCGGCGTGCTGGGTGCCACGCGTCGCCCCCTGCCGCTGGAGGCCTGGCTGGACAGCCTGCCCGACGTCGCCCCGCCCGCCATCTTCGACGACCCCGCCGCGCCCTTCGCCCTGAAATTCACCGGCGGCTCGACCGGCGTGCCCAAGGGCGTGATCCAGTCTCAGGCCAGCGGCGCCGCCGCCCTGCGCTCGCTCCGACAGTTTTACGGCTTCACCGCCGATGACGTGAACCTGGCCGTCGCCCCCCTGACCCACGGCGCGGCCCACTATGTGCTGCCGGGGCTGGCGGCGGGCGGGGCCCACGTCCTGCTGGCCACACCCGACCGCGCCGCCATCCTGTCCGAGCTGAAGCATCGGGTCAGCGTCGTCTTCATGCCCCCGACCCTGATCGCCCTGCTTATGGGCGAGACGGACTTCGGCCCCGATGACTTCCCGCGCTTGCGCCACCTCACCTGGTCCGCCGCCCCCATGTCGCCGGGCCGCGTCGCGCAGGCCGTCTGCCGCTTCGGCCCCGTCCTCTCCAGCCTCTACGGCCAGACCGAGGCCCCCATGGCCATCACCGGCCTGACCGCCGCCGAGACCGCCGATCCCGCCCTGCGATCCAGCGTCGGTCGCCCCTTCCCCGGCACGCCCGTCGGCCTGCTGACCCGCGAGGGGCACGTCGTCCCGCGCGGAGAGGGCGAGGTGGTGGTCGGCGGCGATCTGGCCCGCACCGAATATCTGGACGCCCCCGACCTGACCGCCGCCTCGCGTCACGAGGGCTGGCTGAAGACCGGCGACATCGGCCGCATCGACGCCGACGGCCGCCTGACCCTGATCGGTCGTTCAAAGGAGCTGATCATCACCGGCGGCTACAACGTCTATCCGGGCGAGGTCGAGGCGGCGCTGAACGCCCACCCCGCCGTGCGCGAAGCCTGCGCCTTCGGCCTGCCCGACGACGTCTGGGGCGAGCGTCTGGAGGCCGCCGTGGCCGTCGACGCCCGTTTCGTGGACGACGACGCCATCCGCGCCTTCGTCCGCGACGCCATCGGCCCCGTCCGTACCCCCAAACGCCTGCACCTCATGCCCGCCCTGCCCCGCAACCCGGTCGGCAAGGTCGTGCGCGGCGAGGTCCGCAGCCTGCTCTATCCCGACGCCAACACCGCCGAGGAGGCCCGCCCATGA
- a CDS encoding thiolase family protein has product MSAPPTQDVFLAGVSMTAFGKRPGDSVKTLTAEAVTAALSDAGAAVADIEAAWFSNTRQPMLEGQNTVRGQIALRPLGLTGIPVVNVENACASGSTALLQAIHWLRAGAGDVGLVVGVEKMVFPDRPDRVAAAFAGGTDIHDREAVLDYIRAMGGEAPTDGRSLFMDLYAAQARAHLARFGSTPLDLALLAAKNHTAAAHNPRSQYRTAMTASQVLADKPIVFPFTRAMCAPVSDGAAAAIVCSARGLKRLGAAGRAVRVRGCALVSAGVRAPDDLANHIGRRAATQACEQAEIGPADIDVVEVHDATSYAELQQIENLGLAEPGTVGARVATGDFALGGRTPVNPSGGLVAKGHPVGATGLAQLFELTTQLRDEAGPRQVEQARIAVAENGGGFLGVEEAATVVTVLERWAA; this is encoded by the coding sequence ATGAGCGCCCCCCCGACACAGGACGTCTTCCTCGCCGGAGTCTCCATGACCGCCTTCGGCAAGCGGCCGGGCGACAGCGTCAAGACGCTGACCGCCGAGGCCGTCACCGCCGCCCTGTCGGACGCGGGCGCGGCCGTCGCTGACATTGAGGCCGCGTGGTTCTCCAACACCCGGCAGCCGATGCTGGAGGGACAGAACACCGTGCGCGGCCAGATCGCCCTGCGTCCGCTCGGTCTGACGGGCATCCCCGTCGTCAATGTCGAGAACGCCTGCGCCTCCGGCTCCACCGCCCTGCTGCAAGCCATCCACTGGCTGCGCGCCGGAGCAGGCGATGTCGGCCTCGTCGTCGGCGTCGAGAAGATGGTCTTCCCCGACCGCCCCGACCGGGTCGCCGCCGCCTTCGCGGGCGGAACCGACATTCACGACCGCGAGGCCGTTCTGGACTACATCCGCGCCATGGGCGGCGAGGCGCCGACAGATGGGCGCAGCCTGTTCATGGACCTGTACGCGGCCCAGGCCCGCGCCCACCTGGCCCGCTTCGGCTCGACCCCGCTCGACCTCGCCCTGCTGGCCGCCAAGAACCACACCGCAGCCGCGCACAATCCGCGCAGCCAGTATCGCACCGCCATGACCGCCTCTCAGGTGCTGGCCGACAAGCCCATCGTCTTCCCCTTCACCCGCGCCATGTGCGCCCCGGTCAGCGACGGCGCCGCCGCCGCCATCGTCTGCTCGGCCAGAGGCCTGAAGCGCTTGGGCGCCGCCGGGCGCGCCGTCCGTGTCCGGGGCTGCGCTCTGGTCAGCGCCGGCGTCCGCGCACCCGACGACCTCGCGAACCACATCGGCCGCCGGGCCGCGACACAGGCCTGTGAGCAGGCCGAAATCGGACCCGCCGACATCGACGTCGTCGAGGTCCATGACGCCACCAGCTACGCCGAGCTTCAGCAGATCGAGAACCTCGGCCTCGCCGAGCCCGGCACGGTCGGCGCCCGGGTGGCGACGGGCGATTTCGCGCTGGGCGGCCGGACCCCCGTGAACCCCTCCGGCGGCCTCGTCGCCAAGGGTCATCCGGTCGGCGCCACGGGCCTCGCCCAGCTGTTCGAACTGACCACCCAGCTGCGCGACGAGGCCGGCCCGCGTCAGGTCGAACAGGCCCGCATCGCCGTGGCCGAGAACGGCGGCGGCTTCCTCGGCGTCGAGGAAGCGGCCACCGTCGTCACCGTTCTGGAACGGTGGGCCGCATGA